In the Arthrobacter sp. 31Y genome, one interval contains:
- the leuD gene encoding 3-isopropylmalate dehydratase small subunit — MEAFTTHTGIGVPLRQSNVDTDQIIPAVYLKRITRTGFEDALFAAWRKDESFILNQAPFNAGSVLVAGPDFGTGSSREHAVWALKDYGFKAVLSSRFADIFRGNSGKQGLLAAQVAQDDIELIWKVLENHPGTEIKVDLVSKTVECGNVVAPFEIDDYTRWRLLEGLDDIGLTLQHEEDITAYEATRPSFKPKTLPAKVDAH, encoded by the coding sequence ATGGAAGCTTTTACTACCCACACCGGCATCGGCGTTCCCCTGCGCCAAAGCAACGTGGACACGGACCAGATCATCCCCGCTGTGTACCTCAAGCGCATCACCCGCACCGGGTTCGAAGATGCTCTGTTTGCTGCCTGGCGGAAGGACGAGTCCTTCATCCTGAACCAGGCCCCGTTCAACGCCGGTTCCGTGCTGGTCGCAGGACCTGATTTCGGCACGGGGTCATCCCGCGAACACGCTGTCTGGGCGTTGAAGGACTATGGCTTCAAAGCCGTTCTGTCTTCACGTTTCGCTGACATCTTCCGTGGAAACTCCGGAAAACAGGGATTGCTGGCCGCTCAGGTGGCCCAGGACGACATCGAACTGATCTGGAAGGTCCTGGAGAACCACCCCGGTACGGAAATCAAGGTGGACTTGGTCTCCAAAACGGTGGAGTGCGGCAACGTGGTGGCGCCGTTCGAGATTGACGATTACACCCGCTGGCGCCTCCTGGAAGGCCTCGACGACATCGGGCTGACCCTCCAGCATGAAGAGGACATCACAGCGTACGAAGCTACGCGCCCGTCCTTCAAGCCGAAGACGCTGCCAGCGAAAGTTGATGCTCACTAG
- a CDS encoding IclR family transcriptional regulator — protein sequence MDNSSGVGVIDKAAQVLDALEAGPTTLAQLVAATGLARPTVHRLALALVHHRLVSRDIQGRFVLGSRLVELASAAGEDRLIASAGPVLIQLRDATGESAQIFRRQGDWRVCVASAERPIGLRDTIPVGTQLSMKAGSAAQVLLAWEDHDRLLEGLQNARFTPTVLAGVRRRGWGQSLGEREPGVASVSAPVRGPSGRVIAAVSISGPIERLTRQPGRLHAEVVCNAARLLTEALRKNND from the coding sequence ATGGACAATTCTAGTGGAGTCGGTGTCATTGATAAAGCGGCCCAAGTACTCGATGCCCTTGAGGCCGGGCCCACCACTCTTGCGCAACTTGTGGCGGCCACTGGCTTGGCCCGGCCCACCGTTCACCGACTCGCACTGGCCCTGGTTCACCACCGCTTGGTGAGCCGCGATATCCAAGGACGCTTCGTCCTGGGCAGCCGACTGGTGGAACTCGCTTCAGCTGCCGGCGAAGACCGGCTCATCGCCTCCGCCGGCCCAGTTCTCATTCAACTCCGTGACGCTACGGGGGAAAGCGCGCAGATCTTCCGCCGCCAGGGCGACTGGCGCGTCTGCGTAGCCTCAGCCGAACGACCCATCGGCCTGCGCGACACCATTCCCGTGGGCACCCAGCTCTCCATGAAGGCCGGCTCAGCCGCGCAGGTTCTACTGGCGTGGGAAGACCACGACCGACTCCTGGAGGGGCTGCAAAACGCCCGCTTTACGCCCACCGTCCTGGCAGGCGTACGACGCCGGGGCTGGGGTCAGAGCCTTGGCGAACGCGAACCGGGGGTCGCCTCAGTTTCAGCGCCAGTTCGCGGACCGTCAGGCAGGGTCATTGCGGCAGTATCCATTTCAGGTCCGATTGAACGCCTCACCCGCCAGCCGGGGCGCCTTCACGCTGAAGTGGTCTGCAACGCAGCCCGGCTCCTGACCGAAGCCCTGCGCAAGAACAACGACTAG
- the leuC gene encoding 3-isopropylmalate dehydratase large subunit, with amino-acid sequence MGKTLAEKVWDAHVVRKGEGEGANAQPDLLFIDLHLVHEVTSPQAFEGLRLAGRPLRRVDLTIATEDHNTPTLDIDKPIADLTSRTQIETLRANCKEFGVRLHSLGDKEQGIVHVVGPQLGLTQPGMTVVCGDSHTSTHGAFGALAMGIGTSEVEHVMATQTLSLKPFKTMAINVEGSLRPGVTAKDIILAVIAKIGTGGGQGYVLEYRGSAIRALSMDARMTICNMSIEAGARAGMVAPDQTTYDYMQGRPHAPEGADWDAAVEYWNTLNTDADATFDVEVDLDADTLEPFVTWGTNPGQGVSLSAKVPSPEDFGDENAKAAAERALQYMGLEAGTPMKDIRVDTVFLGSCTNSRIEDLRVAADIIRGREKDPNIRMLVVPGSARVRLEAEAEGLDKVFKDFGAEWRFAGCSMCLGMNPDQLEPGERCASTSNRNFEGRQGKGGRTHLVSPVVAAATAVRGTLSSPSDLESAAAGTLTGTAV; translated from the coding sequence GTGGGAAAGACACTGGCCGAGAAAGTCTGGGACGCGCACGTAGTGCGCAAGGGCGAAGGCGAAGGAGCCAATGCCCAGCCCGATCTTCTCTTCATCGACCTTCACCTCGTCCATGAAGTAACCTCCCCACAGGCCTTCGAGGGCCTGCGCCTGGCTGGCCGGCCATTGCGACGCGTGGACCTCACCATTGCCACCGAGGACCACAACACTCCCACGCTGGACATCGACAAACCAATTGCGGACCTGACCAGCCGAACACAGATTGAGACCCTGCGCGCCAACTGCAAGGAATTCGGCGTCCGCCTTCACTCCCTCGGTGACAAAGAACAGGGAATCGTGCACGTCGTGGGTCCGCAGCTGGGCCTGACACAGCCCGGTATGACCGTGGTCTGTGGCGACTCGCACACCTCAACCCACGGGGCCTTCGGCGCGTTGGCCATGGGCATCGGCACGTCCGAGGTGGAGCACGTCATGGCCACCCAAACCTTGTCGCTGAAGCCGTTCAAGACCATGGCCATCAACGTTGAAGGCAGCCTGCGTCCCGGCGTCACTGCCAAGGACATCATCCTCGCGGTCATTGCCAAGATCGGGACCGGCGGCGGTCAGGGATACGTGCTCGAATACCGCGGCTCGGCCATCCGTGCGCTGTCCATGGATGCCCGCATGACCATCTGCAATATGTCCATCGAAGCCGGCGCCCGCGCCGGAATGGTGGCTCCGGACCAGACCACGTATGACTACATGCAGGGACGCCCCCACGCGCCGGAAGGCGCAGACTGGGACGCCGCCGTCGAGTACTGGAACACTCTGAACACCGACGCCGACGCGACCTTCGACGTTGAGGTTGACCTGGACGCTGACACTCTGGAGCCGTTCGTGACCTGGGGGACCAACCCGGGCCAGGGCGTTTCACTGTCCGCCAAGGTGCCGTCGCCGGAGGACTTCGGTGATGAAAATGCCAAGGCAGCTGCCGAGCGCGCACTGCAGTACATGGGCCTGGAAGCCGGCACCCCCATGAAGGACATCCGTGTGGATACTGTCTTCCTGGGATCCTGCACCAACTCCCGTATTGAGGACCTGCGCGTAGCTGCAGACATTATTCGTGGCCGTGAAAAGGATCCCAACATCCGCATGCTGGTGGTTCCGGGTTCTGCCCGTGTTCGGCTGGAGGCAGAAGCGGAAGGGCTGGACAAGGTCTTCAAGGACTTTGGCGCTGAATGGCGATTTGCTGGGTGTTCCATGTGCTTGGGCATGAACCCGGACCAGCTGGAACCGGGGGAGCGTTGCGCTTCAACATCCAACCGCAACTTTGAGGGACGCCAGGGCAAGGGCGGCCGCACGCACTTGGTCTCGCCGGTGGTGGCTGCGGCCACGGCTGTCCGAGGCACGCTGAGCTCGCCGTCGGACCTTGAGTCCGCTGCCGCAGGCACACTGACCGGAACCGCAGTCTAG